The sequence ATGACCCCCGACTATGTGAAAGTTAAAGAGCATTGGACAGTGAAATATAGTTTAGAACATATTAGAAAATTTGGCAAAGATGCTGAAACAATAAATATTCTATATGTAGTTGATGATGAAGGCAGATTGATCGGAGAGGTTCATTTAAGGCGGTTAGTATTGGCTGAACCTTTACAGAGGATTTCGGAAATTATGGAAAGGGACTACGTAGCAATAAATGTGTACGAAGACCAAGAAAAGGCAGCAAAAATGATGCGAAGATACGATTTGATTGCCTTACCAGTTGTTGACAAAAGAAATATTCTATTGGGAATTGTGACTGTTGACGATATCTTAGATGTATACGAAGAAGAAGCAACTGAAGATTTGCACAAAAGAGCAGGTGTTATTCCTTTAAAATTTAGTTATACGGCAACACCGACAGTTTCCCTTTTTAAAAAAAGGATTGTTTGGCTTTCTCTTTTAGCGGTTGCTGGATTTTTATCTAGTTCAATCATTGCTTCTTTTGAAAACCTTTTAAGCAAGATTATTGCTTTAAGTTTTTTTATTCCGGTTTTGATCGATACCGGTGGTAATACCAGTTCCCAATCAGCCACTTTGATAGTGAGGGCAATTGCCTTAGGCGAATTGGATTTAAAAAAATGGTGGCAGATTGTAAGAAAAGAACTTTTAGTAGGTCTCCTT comes from candidate division WOR-3 bacterium and encodes:
- the mgtE gene encoding magnesium transporter, with protein sequence MLKELLKPEIEEAIRNKDWRALKELISMWPAPDIADLLESLEEEERLILFRLLPTELAAEVFVELERNVQTHLVKNLSNEKMKEILLEVPPDDRTEIFEELPGEVVSQLISLLPPEERKEALDLLGYPKDSVGRLMTPDYVKVKEHWTVKYSLEHIRKFGKDAETINILYVVDDEGRLIGEVHLRRLVLAEPLQRISEIMERDYVAINVYEDQEKAAKMMRRYDLIALPVVDKRNILLGIVTVDDILDVYEEEATEDLHKRAGVIPLKFSYTATPTVSLFKKRIVWLSLLAVAGFLSSSIIASFENLLSKIIALSFFIPVLIDTGGNTSSQSATLIVRAIALGELDLKKWWQIVRKELLVGLLLGCGLFLLLFGYSFLLRKDIRISFVVGLTVLIICVWANLIGTILPIILTKLKQDPAVISSPVLTTILDFTGLAIYFAIAYFILR